In the Phaseolus vulgaris cultivar G19833 chromosome 7, P. vulgaris v2.0, whole genome shotgun sequence genome, one interval contains:
- the LOC137829881 gene encoding uncharacterized protein isoform X4, producing the protein MAFMAVLESDLRALSAEARRRYPAVKDGAEHAILKLRTLSSPSEIAHNEDILRIFLMACEVRTVKLSIIGLSCLQKLISHDAVSPSALSEILSTLKDHAEMADEGVQLKTLQTTSIIFQSRLHPENEDTMSQALGICLRLLENTRSSDSVRNTAAATFRQAVALIFDHVVSAESLPAGKFGFGGQLPRTTSVTGDVNRSINLSNSLDYEIVSGSPPVMRENLSETGKLGLRLLEDLTSLAAGGSANWLRVSILQRTFALDILEFILSNYVAVFRTLLPYEQALRRQICSLLMTSLRTNAELEGETGEPTFRRLVLRSVAHIIRLYSSSLITECEVFLSMLLKVTFLDLPLWHRILVLEILRGFCVEARTLRILFQNFDLHPKNTNVVEGMVKALARVVSNVQVQESSEESLAAVAGMFSSKVKGIEWSLDNDASNAAVLVASEAHAITLAVEGLLGVVFTVATLTDEAIDIGELESPRCDNDPPVKWSGKTAVLCISMVDSLWLTILDALSLILSRSLGEAIVLEILKGYQAFTQACGILRAVEPLNSFLASLCKFTINFPVETERRSALPSPVSKRSELLIDQRDNVVLTPKNVQALRTLFNIAHRLHNVLGPSWVLVLETLAALDRAIHSPHASTQEVSTPVPKLTRELSMQYSDFNILSSLNSQLFESSALMHISAVKSLLCALCQLSYQCMSGTSSSLGPTTSQKIGSISFSVERMISILVNNVHRVEPFWDQVTCHFLELADNSNPHLKNMALDALDQSISAVLGSDRFQDYKQSKSLETSQEMEVNIDKLKSLECSVISPLKVLYFSTQSVDVRVGSLKILLHVLERYGEKLYYSWPNILEMLRYVADVSEKDLVTLGFQNLRVIMNDGLSTLPTDCLQVCVDVTGAYSAQKTELNISLTAVGLLWTMTDFIAKGLLNGPFEEKETGVNSIVKQVDNEKTEDPTLFSNIVRDRTSSIDGVDFEKLLFSVFSLLQNLGADERPEVRNSSVRTLFQTLGTHGQKLSKSLWEDCLWNYVFPTLDRASHMAATSSKDEWQGKELGTRGGKAIHMLIHHSRNTAQKQWDETLVLVFGGIARILRMFFPFFTSLSNFWSGWESLLQYVDNSILNGSKEVALAAINCLQTTVNSHSSKGNMPMPYLISVINVYELVLRKPSSYHGSAADKVTQEILHCLGELYVQAQGLFNDVVYTQLIAIIDLAVKQAMLTNDNFEIEFGNVPPVLRTILEILPLLRPTKHICSMWSVLLREFLQYLPRQDSHLHSEDDYQVKYDVPNGSTPISHNEVAASPGSGSTVAITGLPSYIFAEKLVPVLVELFLQAPAVEKHIIYPEIIQSLGRCMTTRRDNPDSALWRLAVEAFNRLLVDYITNLTNGGPDSSISKPVRTRIWKEIADVYEIFLVGYCGRALPSNSLSAVVLEADESLEMSILNILGDTVLKLPVDTPTDILLRLVSTLDRCASRTCSLPVETVELMPPHCSRFSLTCLQKLFSLSSYSNEDNWNMTRTEVSKISITMLMTRCEYILGRFLTDENGLGDCRLPKARLEEIIYVLQELAHLVIHPDAVSVLPLHPLLRTGLAEDKEKHNNRPHLFVLLSSFCELVTSRELRIRELVQVLLQLITKELSLEKLSLPSEKNTSR; encoded by the exons ATGGCTTTCATGGCGGTCTTGGAGTCCGACCTCCGCGCTCTCTCCGCCGAAGCCCGCCGTCGTTATCCCGCCGTCAAAGACGGCGCAGAACACGCCATCCTCAAG CTTCGTACTTTGTCAAGTCCTAGTGAAATTGCACATAATGAGGATATATTACGCATATTTTTGATGGCGTGTGAGGTCCGAACAGTCAAGCTTAGCATCATTGGACTTTCGTGTCTTCAGAAACTGATATCCCATGATGCTGTTTCTCCATCCGCCCTGAGCGAGATTTTATCTACCCTGAAAGAT CATGCTGAAATGGCGGATGAGGGTGTTCAGCTCAAGACCCTTCAAACAACATCAATAATATTTCAATCACGATTGCACCCTGAAAATGAG GATACCATGTCTCAAGCTCTTGGTATCTGTCTCAGGCTTCTTGAAAACACCCGATCTTCTGATAGTGTGCGGAA TACTGCAGCAGCTACCTTCAGGCAAGCAGTGGCCCTGATTTTTGACCATGTAGTTTCAGCTGAGTCTCTTCCTGCAGGCAAATTTGGTTTTGGAGGTCAGCTCCCTAGGACAACATCGGTTACTGGTGATGTTAACCGTAGCATCAATTTGTCCAA CTCATTAGATTATGAAATTGTTTCTGGGAGTCCCCCTGTGATGAGGGAGAATTTATCTGAAACCGGAAAACTTGGGCTGCGCTTGCTTGAAGATCTGACTTCTCTTGCCGCAGGTGGATCT GCAAATTGGTTACGTGTCAGTATTCTTCAGAGGACATTTGCACTTGATATTCTTGA GTTCATTTTGTCCAATTATGTTGCTGTCTTCAGAACCTTGTTACCCTATGAACAG GCTTTACGACGACAGATTTGTTCACTTCTTATGACTTCACTTCGTACCAATGCTGAG CTTGAAGGAGAAACTGGTGAACCTACGTTTCGTCGTTTGGTCTTGCGTTCGGTTGCTCATATTATAAGACTTTACAGTTCTTCCCTTATAACTGAATGTGAG GTTTTTCTCAGTATGTTGCTGAAGGTTACTTTTCTTGATTTGCCATTATGGCATCGCATTCTTGTTCTTGAGATTTTAAGG GGGTTTTGTGTTGAGGCACGGACATTGCGGATTCTTTTCCAAAATTTTGATTT GCACCCCAAGAATACAAATGTTGTGGAGGGAATGGTCAAAGCACTTGCTAGGGTTGTTTCAAATGTACAG GTTCAAGAATCAAGTGAGGAGAGCTTGGCTGCTGTTGCTGGAATGTTTAGTAGCAAAGTCAAag GTATTGAATGGAGTCTAGATAATGATGCATCCAATGCTGCAGTTCTGGTTGCCAGTGAAGCACATGCGATAACTTTGGCAGTTGAAGGCCTGTTAGGGGTTGTCTTCACTGTTGCAACTTTAACAGACGAAGCCATAGATATTGGAGAG CTTGAGTCTCCTAGATGTGATAATGATCCACCTGTGAAATGGTCTGGTAAAACTGCCGTTCTCTGCATCTCAATGGTTGACTCACTGTGGTTGACAATACTTGATGCATTATCCCTTATTTTATCAAG GTCACTTGGAGAGGCCATTGTTTTGGAAATATTAAAGGGATACCAGGCATTTACTCAG GCTTGTGGGATTCTCCGAGCTGTTGAACCTTTAAACTCCTTTCTTGCATCCCTTTGCAAATTTACAATCAATTTTCCTGTTGAAACAGAAAGAAGGAG TGCTTTGCCGTCTCCTGTATCAAAACGGTCAGAACTATTGATTGATCAGAGGGATAATGTTGTGCTTACTCCTAAGAATGTGCAG GCCTTGAGAACTCTTTTCAACATTGCTCATCGACTGCATAATGTTCTCGGCCCATCCTGGGTTCTG GTGTTGGAAACTCTGGCAGCTTTAGATCGGGCAATTCATTCTCCACATGCCAGTACTCAG GAGGTCTCCACCCCTGTCCCAAAGTTGACAAGGGAGTTGTCTATGCAATACAGTGACTTCAATATACTCTCGTCTTTGAACTCTCAG CTCTTTGAGAGCTCTGCTCTGATGCATATATCTGCTGTAAAGTCTCTCCTTTGTGCATTGTGTCAACTTTCATATCAATGCATGTCCGGTACTTCAAGCAGTTTGGGACCAACAACTAGTCAAAAAATTGGAAGCATCAGCTTTTCAGTGGAAAGAATGATATCCATCCTTGTGAATAATGTTCACC GAGTCGAGCCATTTTGGGATCAAGTCACTTGTCACTTTCTTgag CTAGCTGATAATTCTAATCCACATTTGAAAAACATGGCACTTGATGCACTTGATCAGTCTATATCTGCAGTCTTAGGTTCTGATAGGTTCCAAGACTACAAACAATCCAAGTCTCTTGAAACATCACAGGAA ATGGAAGTCAATATCGACAAGTTGAAGTCTCTTGAATGCTCAGTCATATCTCCACTAAAGgttctttatttttctacacAAAGTGTAGATGTTCGTGTTGGATCTTTGAAAATACTTTTGCATGTCTTGGAG AGGTATGGAGAGAAACTTTATTACAGCTGGCCTAATATACTTGAAATGTTGAG GTATGTAGCAGATGTTTCGGAGAAGGATCTTGTTACTCTCGGCTTCCAG AACCTAAGAGTGATAATGAACGATGGACTGTCCACCTTACCTACGGACTGCCTTCAAGT GTGTGTTGATGTGACTGGAGCATACAGTGCTCAGAAGACCGAGTTGAACATAAGCTTGACAGCAGTTGGACTTCTGTGGACTATGACTGATTTCATTGCAAAGGGCCTTCTCAATGGACCTTTTGAAGAAAAGGAAACAG GTGTTAATTCTATAGTGAAGCAGGTAGACAATGAAAAGACGGAGGATCCTACACTTTTTTCTAATATTGTGAGAGATAGGACTTCTTCTATAGATGGTGTTGATTTCGAGAAGCTTCTATTCTCTGTTTTCTCCTTACTTCAAAACCTTGGGGCAGATGAGAGACCAGAG gtTAGGAATTCTTCTGTTAGGACACTGTTCCAAACTTTAGGAACACACGGGCAAAAGCTTTCAAAGAGCTTGTGGGAAGATTGTCTTTGGAATTATGTATTTCCTACATTGGACCGTGCTTCTCATATG GCTGCTACATCTTCAAAGGATGAATGGCAAGGGAAAGAACTTGGAACTCGAGGGGGAAAAGCAATTCACATGCTCATACATCACAG tcGTAACACGGCTCAGAAGCAGTGGGATGAAACTCTTGTGCTTGTTTTTGGTGGAATAGCACGTATATTACGGATGTTCTTCCCCTTTTTCACAAGCTTAAGTAATTTTTGGTCTG GCTGGGAATCATTGCTTCAATATGTTGACAATAGCATTTTAAATGGTAGTAAAGAGGTTGCACTTGCAGCAATAAATTGTTTGCAAACAACTGTTAATTCCCATTCATCTAAG GGAAATATGCCAATGCCTTACCTTATTTCAGTAATTAATGTTTACGAGCTTGTTCTGAGAAAGCCTTCTAGTTACCATGGCAGCGCTGCTGATAAGGTGACGCAGGAGATTTTGCATTGTCTTG GAGAGCTTTATGTGCAGGCTCAAGGATTGTTCAATGATGTCGTATACACACAATTGATAGCAATCATAGATCTGGCCGTGAAGCAAGCCATGTTAACTAATGATAACTTTGAAATAGAATTT GGGAATGTCCCACCAGTGCTGCGAACTATACTGGAAATCTTGCCACTGTTACGTCCAACAAAGCACATTTGTTCTATGTGGTCTGTTCTTCTTCGAGAGTTTCTACAGTATCTTCCTAGGCAGGATTCTCATTTACATAGTGAGGATG ATTATCAGGTTAAATATGATGTACCAAATGGTTCTACTCCAATATCTCACAATGAAGTAGCAGCATCTCCAGGTTCTGGATCTACAGTAGCCATAACGGGCCTTCCTAGTTACATATTTGCAGAAAAGCTAGTTCCCGTGCTGGTAGAGCTATTCTTGCAGGCACCTGCAGTTGAAAAACATATTATATACCCTGAAATTATTCAAAGTCTTGGAAG ATGTATGACAACAAGAAGAGACAATCCAGATAGTGCACTTTGGAGGTTAGCTGTTGAAGCATTCAACCGTCTTCTTGTTGACTACATCACCAATTTAACCAATGGAGGTCCAGATTCAAGCATTAGTAAACCTGTCAGAACAAGAATATGGAAGGAGATTGCAGATGTTTATGAAATATTCCTAGTTGGATATTGTGGACGAGCTCTTCCTTCAAATTCCCTCTCAGCCGTGGTGCTAGAGGCTGATGAGTCCCTTGAGATGTCCATCTTAAATATTCTTGGTGATACAGTCCTTAAGTTGCCAGTTGACACACCTACGGAT ATTCTGCTGCGGCTGGTCTCCACATTGGACCGATGTGCATCACGCACATGCTCATTACCTGTTGAGACTGTAGAGCTCATGCCTCCTCACTGCAGCAGATTTTCTTTGACTTGTTTACAGAAGTTGTTTTCTTTGAGCAG TTATTCTAATGAAGACAATTGGAATATGACAAGAACTGAAGTCAGCAAAATCTCAATTACAATGCTCATGACCAGATGTGAATACATTTTGGG